Proteins found in one Zea mays cultivar B73 chromosome 1, Zm-B73-REFERENCE-NAM-5.0, whole genome shotgun sequence genomic segment:
- the LOC109943594 gene encoding plant UBX domain-containing protein 2-like: protein MTLDGFVCGSAVIWVTCAPYPLFGSASGRLLADRSRSWSQTGSFSRRFSATRFRRKPSAHLTPEAPVSWLRFEAAQGCSPRDAPPPPRSHRAAAANPSHRQLSSSPPAPTALHQRRSDFAPFTPLVSSSRCPDANGTAAAAAVACPSCEDAFPSEVAVSEHLDGCLASAGGARACASAYLAADPAPPAASVEVVKRLLGNLLQEPENDKFRYFFTSSDDCWSYVKRGKQDQLLPDPKTFPSGIKALADYVHGKGLKLGIYSDAG from the exons ATGACGCTGGATGGATTTGTGTGTGGTTCTGCTGTTATCTGGGTTACTTGTGCACCCTAT cccctgtttggttcagcttctggGCGGCTTCTGGCCGACAGAAGCAGAAGCTGGAGCCAAACGGGTAGCTTCTCGCGCCGCTTCTCCGCGACGCGCTTCCGCAGGAAGCCTTCCGCCCACTTAACGCCCGAAGCGCCCGTCAGTTGGCTTCGGTTCGAAGCCGCGCAGGGTTGTAGCCCACGCGACGCTCCTCCGCCGCCGCGAAGCCATCGCGCCGCCGCCGCGAACCCATCGCACCGGCAGCTCTCCAGCTCTCCACCAGCGCCGACAGCTCTCCACCAGCGCCGCTCCGATTTCGCCCCCTTCACGCCCCTCGTCTCCTCCTCCCGCTGTCCAGATGCGAACGGCaccgcggccgccgccgccgtcgcttgCCCCAGCTGCGAAGACGCGTTCCCGTCCGAGGTCGCCGTCTCCGAGCACCTCGACGGCTGCCTCGCGTCGGCAGGGGGCGCCCGCGCGTGCGCTTCCGCGTACCTCGCCGCCGACCCGGCCCCGCCCGCGGCCTCCGTGGAGGTGGTCAAACGCCTGCTGGGCAACCTGCTGCAGGAGCCCGAGAACGACAAGTTCAGATATTTCTTTACTTCTTCAGATGATTGCTGGTCATACGTGAAACGAGGAAAGCAG GATCAATTGCTGCCTGATCCAAAGACTTTCCCTTCAGGCATCAAAGCCCTTGCAGATTATGTGCATGGAAAAGGTCTGAAACTTGGTATATACTCTGATGCTGGGTAA